The Desulfobacterales bacterium genome segment CGGGTCCTTGATTTCAGCGGATTACGTTTCACCGCGCGGATGAAGTGGTTTGTGGAGCATTATCCCCTGGCAGATATGAACAGGAAGTGGCGTGAAAAATTGGCTCCGCAACAGATACAAATGATTCATGAAATCATAACGGAAAAAAGGTTTGCGAATCTCCTTGTTGGTGAGCAAGGCATGGTGAGGTGGTAGGCAAACATGGCCCAGCCATGCTGGTTATTTGCTATGCCGTCTTTAAAGGAAAAAATTGGCTGCTGGCTCCATGAGCGCTGGAGGACGGAGCTTGTCCTGTCTCCGATGTTGTCACAATTAACAGGGCACCACTGGGTGGACCTGTGCAACCGCCATGAACGCTTGGGCCGGCAGGAGAAAGGGGCGCGTTCCTGTCCATGGGAAGACTCTTCGTTCCTAACCGTGGCCCGTTTTTTTCCAGGGGTCGGGGGACGACTGCTGCGATATTGTCTGACGGAGTGGCCCATTCACTTTCAGGAGAACCCTGCAGGTCACGGCTCTCCTGTTTCGCCTGAGATGAGTGTTATCCTGCCGGTGGGCGGCCGGGACCGGGTGCCGCTTTTTCTGGCCGTCCTCAGAGCATTTTGGGGGCAACGAGCCGACAATATTGAAATCATCGTTGTCGAGTATGCTGTCACGCCGGAATATGAACCTTACTGCCCGGCGGATGTGACCTATCTTTTCCTGCCAATGGAATCGGGCGGCCAGTTTAA includes the following:
- a CDS encoding glycosyltransferase, whose protein sequence is MAQPCWLFAMPSLKEKIGCWLHERWRTELVLSPMLSQLTGHHWVDLCNRHERLGRQEKGARSCPWEDSSFLTVARFFPGVGGRLLRYCLTEWPIHFQENPAGHGSPVSPEMSVILPVGGRDRVPLFLAVLRAFWGQRADNIEIIVVEYAVTPEYEPYCPADVTYLFLPMESGGQFNKSLAMNRAVDRASAPLVLLHDADLVPPAAYVESLLFRFRQGWEAVRPVRFAFHLEQDDSDRFIESK